The DNA segment CCTCGGGATCCTTTACGCGCCGATTGAGGAGCAGACCAAAGGCTATCTGGCGGTCAGCTTTTTGTTCACCATGAGTTCCAGCTTTACCTTGGCCAAAACGATTCGGGACAACCAAGAGGCTGCGCGGCTGTTTTCCCGCCTAGATGAGGCCCGCATCGAAAAGATCCTGGCGGAACACGGCACAATCGACAAGCTGTAGGCTTCAAGGCAGAGCAGCCCGCCGGGATCCCGTCAGATGAGCCAGGGTCTCGACCCGGACAAACCCGATGACCTCCAGCTGATCGGATCCTACCTCTAGGCTCAGTACCCGCAGCAGGATCCCGAGTTCTTCCAGTTCTTCGAGGTTAAACACTTCATTCAGCCCACCCAGAAAAGCCTCAGAAATTTCATCCGGCACCCGCACAGAGGCAACCACAAACTCTGGATCCT comes from the Thermostichus vulcanus str. 'Rupite' genome and includes:
- a CDS encoding YiaA/YiaB family inner membrane protein translates to MKPLPFQKDTQAWIAQVWIAFIASVLFSTLGILYAPIEEQTKGYLAVSFLFTMSSSFTLAKTIRDNQEAARLFSRLDEARIEKILAEHGTIDKL